A stretch of Streptomyces vietnamensis DNA encodes these proteins:
- a CDS encoding serine hydrolase, which yields MSTVRWLAAAGLTALLGATAPGPTPPPAQPPPQLDDADVQRAVDRLDGVVKDAMKRTGVPGVAVAVVHDGKVIHLKGYGVRKAGESAAVDADTVFQLASVSKPIASTVVSGAVGTEGWTQPVAPHVPGFALKDPWVTSHVTVADLFSHRSGLPDHAGDLLEDLGYDRPYILSHLRYEPLTPFRASYAYTNFGLTAAAQAVADEKGVPWEKLSADTLYKPAGMNSTSSRFEDFEKASDRAWGHVKVDGAWKPEFVRDPDAQSPAGGVSSSARDMATWLKLQLGNGKLDGRQIIGADALERTHWPESVASPPHAPAGRTGFYGLGWNVSYDDEGRLRLSHTGAFAQGAHTNVTMLPGEQLGIVVLTNTSPVGVADAVALDFFDIAQTGEISRDWIPLVDALYQQQADEGRSKTDYAHPPSGATPAKSADTYAGTYESPYYGRARVVAGADGTLTLELGPKPQRYRLTHYDGDTFSFPTAGENAVGLTGVTFTPDGKSFTVEYLNTEGLGTFTRVEGG from the coding sequence GTGAGCACCGTTCGATGGCTTGCCGCGGCAGGACTCACCGCACTGTTGGGCGCTACGGCGCCCGGGCCCACGCCGCCGCCGGCCCAGCCCCCGCCCCAACTCGACGACGCGGACGTGCAACGCGCCGTCGACCGGCTCGACGGAGTCGTCAAGGACGCCATGAAACGCACCGGGGTGCCGGGCGTGGCCGTCGCCGTCGTCCACGACGGCAAGGTCATCCACCTGAAGGGGTACGGCGTACGCAAGGCCGGCGAGAGTGCGGCCGTCGACGCCGACACCGTCTTCCAGCTCGCCTCCGTCTCCAAACCGATCGCGTCCACCGTCGTCTCCGGAGCGGTCGGCACCGAGGGCTGGACGCAGCCGGTGGCCCCTCATGTGCCGGGCTTCGCCCTCAAGGACCCGTGGGTCACCTCCCACGTGACGGTCGCCGACCTGTTCTCGCACCGCAGCGGACTGCCCGATCACGCCGGGGACCTGCTCGAAGACCTCGGCTACGACCGGCCGTACATCCTGTCCCACCTGCGCTACGAGCCCCTCACCCCGTTCCGCGCGAGCTACGCCTACACCAACTTCGGGCTCACGGCCGCCGCGCAGGCGGTCGCCGACGAGAAGGGCGTGCCGTGGGAGAAGCTCTCCGCCGACACGCTCTACAAGCCGGCCGGCATGAACTCCACCAGCTCGCGCTTCGAGGACTTCGAGAAGGCCTCCGACCGGGCCTGGGGTCACGTGAAGGTCGACGGCGCCTGGAAGCCGGAGTTCGTCCGGGACCCGGACGCGCAGTCCCCCGCCGGCGGCGTCAGTTCCAGCGCCCGTGACATGGCGACCTGGCTGAAGCTCCAGCTCGGCAACGGCAAGCTCGACGGCCGGCAGATCATCGGCGCCGACGCCCTGGAGCGCACCCACTGGCCCGAGTCGGTCGCCAGCCCGCCGCACGCACCGGCCGGCCGGACCGGCTTCTACGGGCTTGGCTGGAACGTGAGTTACGACGACGAGGGCCGGCTCAGGCTCTCGCACACGGGAGCGTTCGCCCAGGGTGCGCACACCAACGTGACGATGCTGCCCGGCGAGCAGCTCGGCATCGTCGTCCTCACCAACACCTCTCCGGTCGGCGTCGCCGACGCCGTCGCCCTCGACTTCTTCGACATCGCGCAGACCGGCGAGATCAGCCGCGACTGGATCCCGCTCGTGGACGCGCTGTACCAGCAGCAGGCGGACGAGGGCCGGTCGAAGACCGACTACGCCCACCCGCCGTCCGGCGCCACGCCGGCCAAGTCCGCCGACACGTACGCCGGCACGTACGAGAGCCCCTACTACGGGCGCGCGCGGGTCGTCGCCGGTGCGGACGGCACCCTGACGCTCGAGCTGGGCCCGAAGCCGCAGAGGTACCGGCTCACGCACTACGACGGCGACACGTTCAGCTTCCCGACCGCCGGCGAGAACGCCGTGGGCCTCACCGGGGTCACCTTCACCCCGGACGGAAAGTCGTTCACCGTCGAGTACTTGAACACGGAGGGCCTGGGGACGTTCACCCGCGTCGAAGGCGGATGA
- a CDS encoding NUDIX hydrolase family protein, protein MTETTPGWLTTDELDTARSRMPILYVEAVPVRVDDSGEVTSIGLLLRIGSEGTISRTLVSGRVMHHERVRDALLRHLEKDLGPVALPRVPASLQPFTVAEYFPTAGITPFHDPRQHAVSLAYVVPVTGDCRPRQDALDLVWFSPQEAASPAVQNEMPGGQGTLLKQALAHVGHTY, encoded by the coding sequence ATGACTGAGACCACGCCCGGCTGGCTGACCACGGACGAACTGGACACGGCCAGGTCCCGGATGCCGATCCTGTACGTCGAGGCCGTCCCCGTGCGCGTGGACGACAGCGGCGAAGTCACCAGCATCGGGCTGCTCCTGCGGATCGGCTCCGAGGGAACGATCAGCCGCACCCTGGTGTCCGGCCGCGTCATGCACCACGAGCGCGTCCGTGACGCCCTGCTGCGCCACCTGGAGAAGGACCTCGGGCCGGTGGCCCTGCCCCGCGTCCCCGCCTCCCTGCAGCCCTTCACCGTCGCCGAGTACTTCCCCACGGCCGGCATCACCCCCTTCCACGACCCGCGTCAGCACGCCGTGTCCCTCGCGTACGTCGTCCCGGTCACCGGCGACTGCCGCCCGCGGCAGGACGCGCTCGACCTGGTCTGGTTCAGCCCGCAGGAAGCGGCCTCCCCGGCCGTGCAGAACGAGATGCCCGGCGGCCAGGGAACACTCCTCAAGCAGGCCCTCGCCCACGTCGGACACACCTACTGA
- a CDS encoding thymidylate synthase, with translation MADTQYEDLLKTVLTSGTAKADRTGTGTRSIFGHQLRYDLSQGFPLVTTKKVHLKSIVYELLWFLRGDSNVGWLQENGVSIWDEWADDAGELGPVYGVQWRSWPTPDGRHIDQISQLLDTLRRDPDSRRMIVSAWNVAELDRMALAPCHAFFQFYVADGKLSCQLYQRSADLFLGVPFNIASYALLTHMVAQQTGLEPGDFIWTGGDCHIYDNHVEQVTEQLTRTPYAFPELKLHKADSLFDYAYSDVEIVGYQHHPAIKAPVAV, from the coding sequence GTGGCGGATACCCAGTACGAAGACCTGTTGAAGACGGTGCTCACCTCGGGAACGGCGAAGGCCGACCGGACGGGCACAGGCACCCGGAGCATCTTCGGGCACCAGCTCCGCTACGACCTCTCGCAGGGCTTCCCGCTGGTCACCACCAAGAAGGTGCACCTCAAGTCCATCGTGTACGAGCTGCTGTGGTTCCTGCGCGGCGACTCGAACGTCGGCTGGCTCCAGGAGAACGGCGTCTCCATCTGGGACGAGTGGGCCGACGACGCGGGCGAGCTCGGCCCCGTCTACGGCGTGCAGTGGCGCTCCTGGCCCACGCCCGACGGCCGGCACATCGACCAGATCAGCCAGCTCCTCGACACGCTGCGCCGCGACCCGGACTCCCGCCGGATGATCGTGTCCGCCTGGAACGTCGCCGAGCTGGACCGGATGGCACTCGCCCCGTGCCACGCCTTCTTCCAGTTCTACGTCGCCGACGGCAAGCTCTCCTGCCAGCTGTACCAGCGCAGCGCGGACCTGTTCCTCGGCGTCCCGTTCAACATCGCCAGCTACGCCCTGCTCACCCACATGGTGGCCCAGCAGACCGGCCTCGAACCGGGCGACTTCATCTGGACCGGCGGCGACTGCCACATCTACGACAACCACGTGGAGCAGGTGACCGAGCAGCTCACCCGCACCCCGTACGCGTTCCCCGAGCTGAAGCTGCACAAGGCCGACTCGCTGTTCGACTACGCCTACTCCGACGTGGAGATCGTGGGCTACCAGCACCACCCGGCCATCAAGGCTCCGGTCGCGGTATGA
- a CDS encoding HEAT repeat domain-containing protein, translating into MTMTNEGTKMTRALRGLESDSSSVRLRAALAVGTAPDPRCVDTLVGRCAIEPDFQVREMLTWALTRHASALTLPRLLGELRSELAQARSQALHTLSKIGDGRAWPAITRELMTDADDEVARSAWRAAVVLVPEGEESGLARVLATQLGRGGRETRLSLSRALIALGEAMTPALRAAMSDPRPHVRQHAIATEKLARDPDAGFDFAVEEAKRIVALGTNGQEE; encoded by the coding sequence ATGACCATGACGAACGAGGGTACGAAGATGACGCGGGCCCTGCGGGGGCTCGAGAGCGACAGCTCGTCGGTGCGGCTGCGGGCCGCGCTCGCGGTGGGCACGGCCCCGGACCCGCGCTGCGTCGACACGCTCGTCGGACGCTGCGCGATCGAGCCCGATTTCCAGGTCCGCGAGATGCTCACCTGGGCGCTCACCCGCCACGCGTCGGCGCTGACGCTCCCCCGGCTCCTGGGCGAGCTCCGCTCGGAGCTCGCCCAGGCCCGGAGCCAGGCCCTGCACACCCTGTCCAAGATCGGGGACGGGCGGGCCTGGCCGGCGATCACGCGGGAGCTCATGACCGACGCAGACGACGAGGTGGCGCGCAGCGCCTGGCGGGCGGCGGTGGTGCTCGTCCCCGAGGGCGAGGAGTCCGGCCTGGCCCGGGTCCTCGCTACCCAGCTCGGGCGAGGCGGGCGCGAGACGCGGCTGAGCCTCAGTCGTGCGCTGATCGCGCTCGGCGAGGCGATGACGCCGGCCCTGCGGGCGGCGATGTCGGATCCCCGCCCGCACGTACGACAGCACGCGATCGCCACGGAGAAGCTGGCGCGCGACCCGGACGCCGGATTCGACTTCGCCGTCGAGGAGGCGAAGCGGATCGTGGCCCTCGGCACGAACGGCCAGGAGGAGTGA
- a CDS encoding TIGR03618 family F420-dependent PPOX class oxidoreductase, which produces MTQGPAPRPLSDDALSALLSTQRFGTLATNKSSGHPHLTTMLYSWDPEARIVRFSTTADRVKVKQLRRDPRAAVHVPGGDVWSFAVAEGEAEVSEITTTPGDATGRELLAMIPEAARPEDESAFLEQQVAERRVVIRLKVSRLYGTALDIDG; this is translated from the coding sequence ATGACTCAAGGTCCCGCGCCCCGGCCCCTGTCCGACGACGCCCTCTCCGCGCTGCTGAGCACGCAGCGGTTCGGCACCCTCGCCACCAACAAGAGCAGCGGTCATCCCCATCTGACCACCATGCTCTACAGCTGGGACCCGGAGGCGCGCATCGTGCGGTTCTCCACCACCGCCGACCGCGTCAAGGTGAAGCAACTCCGGCGTGACCCGCGCGCGGCCGTCCACGTGCCGGGCGGCGACGTGTGGTCGTTCGCCGTGGCCGAGGGCGAGGCCGAGGTCTCCGAGATCACGACGACGCCCGGGGACGCGACCGGGCGGGAGCTGCTCGCGATGATTCCGGAGGCCGCGAGGCCCGAGGACGAGAGCGCGTTCCTGGAGCAGCAGGTCGCCGAGCGGCGCGTGGTCATCCGGCTGAAGGTCTCGCGCCTGTACGGGACGGCGCTCGACATCGACGGCTGA
- a CDS encoding DUF1349 domain-containing protein translates to MSSTHAVLHAVRREWTAFRRPGRLIAMAAAMLAVIALGLLYASGNHASCDGPCPADPTGPDGSLVNDQFSYLHQELGENGSITVRMTSMSGTITYPPPHHDQIVPGLVPWAKAGIIIKDGVRQGSSYAALMVTGGHGVRMQYDYLHDIAGSGGNGGEVSARTPRWLRLTRSGDTVTGHESADGARWTKVGTARLTGLTGTVQVGLFATSPGDLTLRRVGLGGATEQVRWTQAAGVFDHVGLKGTAAAAGWRSDTVGEANRTDWEKQVQASGAVEKNGTVTVTGSGDIGPAGAEDGARPVERTLGGLALALLIVLVVAVRFATTAYRREATGGAPVTRAELAAKAIVVGAVTFVTGLLAIGIVIPVGVTILKGNGIPVPGVSALTGTRIVVGTAAALALAAVLALALGALLRRARAAIPVAVLAIALPYVVTSFPLLADGPSQWLLRVTPAAGFATQQSLVAHPQVLAHYAPSTGYFPLPWWAGVGVLSAYAVLLLGLALRARPADQGRTGPGRLPEASGLRSQDPR, encoded by the coding sequence ATGTCTTCGACCCACGCAGTACTCCACGCGGTCCGCCGGGAGTGGACCGCCTTCCGCCGCCCGGGCCGGCTGATCGCCATGGCGGCGGCGATGCTGGCCGTCATCGCCCTCGGCCTGCTCTACGCGTCGGGCAACCACGCGTCCTGCGACGGCCCGTGCCCCGCCGATCCGACCGGGCCGGACGGCTCCCTCGTCAACGACCAGTTCTCCTACCTGCACCAGGAACTGGGCGAGAACGGCAGCATCACGGTCCGCATGACGTCCATGTCGGGCACGATCACCTACCCGCCGCCCCACCACGACCAGATCGTCCCCGGCCTCGTGCCCTGGGCGAAGGCCGGGATCATCATCAAGGACGGGGTCCGCCAGGGCTCCTCGTACGCGGCGCTGATGGTCACCGGCGGCCACGGCGTGCGCATGCAGTACGACTACCTCCACGACATCGCCGGAAGCGGCGGCAACGGCGGCGAGGTCTCGGCCCGGACCCCGCGCTGGCTGCGGCTGACCCGGTCGGGAGACACCGTCACCGGCCACGAGTCCGCCGACGGCGCGCGGTGGACGAAGGTCGGCACGGCACGCCTGACGGGGCTGACCGGCACCGTGCAGGTCGGCCTCTTCGCCACCTCTCCCGGCGACCTGACCCTGCGGCGCGTCGGCCTCGGCGGCGCCACGGAACAGGTGCGCTGGACCCAGGCCGCCGGCGTCTTCGACCACGTCGGCCTCAAGGGCACGGCCGCCGCCGCGGGCTGGCGGAGCGACACCGTCGGAGAGGCGAACCGGACCGACTGGGAGAAGCAGGTCCAGGCCTCCGGCGCGGTGGAGAAGAACGGGACGGTCACCGTCACCGGATCCGGCGACATCGGTCCGGCGGGCGCCGAGGACGGCGCCCGGCCCGTGGAACGCACCCTCGGCGGCCTGGCCCTCGCCCTGCTCATCGTGCTCGTGGTCGCGGTACGGTTCGCCACCACCGCGTACCGCCGCGAAGCCACGGGCGGCGCGCCGGTCACCCGCGCGGAGCTCGCGGCGAAGGCGATCGTCGTCGGGGCCGTCACGTTCGTGACAGGTCTCCTCGCCATCGGCATCGTGATACCCGTCGGCGTGACGATCCTGAAGGGGAACGGCATCCCCGTCCCGGGGGTGTCCGCGCTCACCGGGACACGGATCGTCGTCGGCACGGCCGCCGCGCTCGCCCTCGCCGCCGTGCTCGCCCTCGCGCTCGGCGCCCTGCTGCGCCGCGCCCGGGCCGCGATCCCCGTCGCCGTTCTGGCCATCGCCCTCCCCTACGTGGTGACCTCCTTCCCGCTGCTCGCCGACGGCCCTTCGCAGTGGCTCCTGCGTGTCACCCCGGCCGCCGGCTTCGCCACGCAGCAGTCCCTCGTCGCCCATCCGCAGGTGCTCGCCCACTACGCGCCCTCCACCGGCTACTTCCCCCTTCCCTGGTGGGCCGGAGTCGGCGTACTGAGCGCGTACGCGGTGCTGCTGCTCGGCCTCGCCCTGAGGGCCCGTCCGGCGGATCAGGGTCGGACGGGCCCCGGCCGGCTGCCGGAGGCGAGCGGACTACGGAGCCAGGACCCGCGTTAA
- a CDS encoding HEAT repeat domain-containing protein: protein MLIGEVARYSGVSARMLRHYEALGLVRPTGRTGAGYREYADEDIRRIFHVESLRSLGLSLREVGRALDAPGFAPSELVEDLIRQSQGRIAAETELLTRLRRIGSAEPAGWQDVLQIVALLQALGSHSPGTRQRAALSSASSAEEAPVPVEALVEAVLGEADPIVEGALRWALARSGDGGLPLLARGLGSPVAEVRRRAVRSVAELPGGEATALLREALADSDVAVRRCAALELGARGVADAVPTLVDMVVEEVNDVDAADALSTLAGRPALADRITGLLVERLAHSAAQPSARRRLAQALADIPGTTASDALTELSHDEDRAVALTATYVLGMREARADGP, encoded by the coding sequence GTGTTGATCGGTGAGGTGGCGCGGTACTCCGGGGTCAGCGCCCGCATGCTCCGGCATTACGAGGCGCTCGGCCTGGTGCGTCCTACGGGGCGTACCGGCGCCGGCTACCGGGAGTACGCGGACGAGGACATCCGGCGCATCTTCCACGTCGAGAGCCTGCGGTCCCTGGGTCTTTCCCTGCGCGAGGTCGGGCGCGCGCTCGACGCTCCCGGCTTCGCGCCCTCGGAACTCGTCGAGGACCTCATCCGCCAGTCGCAGGGCCGCATCGCGGCCGAGACGGAGCTGCTCACCCGGCTGCGCCGGATCGGTTCGGCGGAGCCCGCCGGCTGGCAGGACGTCCTCCAGATCGTCGCCCTCCTCCAGGCGCTGGGCTCGCACAGCCCCGGGACGCGGCAGCGCGCGGCCCTGTCCTCGGCGTCATCGGCCGAAGAGGCCCCGGTGCCGGTGGAGGCGCTGGTCGAGGCGGTACTGGGCGAGGCGGACCCGATCGTCGAGGGCGCCCTCCGCTGGGCCCTGGCGCGCTCGGGCGACGGCGGGCTGCCGCTCCTCGCGCGCGGCCTCGGCTCACCGGTGGCCGAGGTGCGCAGGCGTGCCGTCCGGTCCGTCGCCGAGCTCCCGGGCGGCGAGGCGACCGCCCTGCTGCGGGAGGCCCTCGCGGACTCCGACGTCGCGGTGCGGAGGTGTGCCGCCCTGGAGCTGGGGGCACGCGGCGTGGCCGACGCGGTCCCGACGCTCGTCGACATGGTCGTCGAGGAGGTGAACGACGTCGACGCGGCCGACGCGCTGAGCACGCTGGCGGGCCGTCCCGCGCTCGCGGACCGGATCACCGGCCTGCTCGTCGAGCGCCTCGCCCACTCCGCCGCGCAGCCGTCCGCGCGCCGGCGCCTCGCGCAGGCCCTCGCGGACATCCCGGGAACGACGGCGTCGGACGCGCTCACGGAGCTGTCCCACGACGAGGACCGCGCCGTCGCGCTGACCGCCACGTACGTCCTGGGGATGCGCGAGGCGCGCGCTGACGGACCCTAG
- a CDS encoding TROVE domain-containing protein: protein MLVAPHILATARSMPPSPPRPHHRLYGPGPRTHAGGPAFVREPRDELFLLAVGNFVSQQTFYESGEERDERYTRLVGELAVQEPEWTAGLLRWLRGEGNLRTASLVGAAAYVRARLEAGATGGPSNRSVIDSVLQRADEPGELLAHWISAYGRNVPQPVKRGVADGVRRLYTSRSLLKYDTASKAFRFGDVLNLVHATPDPDKPWQGALFRYALDRRHHPEQAVPPVSDHLLTAHRTLMESAPDERRALVTGPGGSERLAAAGMTWEALAGWLHGPMDAAVWEAVIPTMGPMALLRNLRNFDEAGVSDEVAARVAARLSDASEVARARQFPFRYLAAHQHAPSPRWAAPLERALGHSLANVPALPGRTLILVDRSGSMFWDTVSERSKLTRADAAAVFGTALAMRAEQADLVEFGWGSAVVPFTPGEPVLDVLKRFRDMGGTYTAKAVRKHYRAHDRILIVTDEQTAPYEPAVPADTVPARIPVYTWNLAGYEPAHGSTGRYRHTFGGLTDAAFRTVGLIEAGREAVWPWASGTKDRT from the coding sequence ATGCTCGTGGCCCCGCACATCCTGGCGACCGCCCGCTCCATGCCTCCGTCACCACCGCGGCCCCACCACAGGCTCTACGGGCCGGGCCCCCGCACCCACGCGGGCGGTCCGGCCTTCGTCCGGGAGCCCCGCGACGAGCTCTTCCTCCTCGCCGTCGGCAACTTCGTCTCGCAGCAGACCTTCTACGAGAGCGGCGAGGAGCGCGACGAGCGCTACACCCGGCTCGTCGGCGAACTCGCGGTTCAGGAGCCGGAGTGGACGGCCGGTCTGCTGCGCTGGCTGCGCGGCGAGGGCAACCTGCGCACGGCGTCCCTCGTGGGCGCCGCCGCGTACGTCCGGGCCCGGCTCGAGGCCGGGGCGACCGGAGGCCCGTCCAACCGGTCCGTGATCGACTCGGTGCTCCAGCGTGCCGACGAGCCCGGCGAGCTGCTCGCCCACTGGATCTCGGCGTACGGGCGGAACGTGCCGCAGCCCGTGAAGCGGGGCGTCGCCGACGGCGTACGCCGCCTGTACACGTCCCGGTCCCTGCTCAAGTACGACACCGCCTCCAAGGCCTTCCGCTTCGGCGACGTGCTCAACCTCGTGCACGCCACCCCCGACCCGGACAAGCCCTGGCAGGGCGCGCTCTTCCGGTACGCCCTGGACCGCCGCCACCACCCGGAGCAGGCGGTCCCGCCGGTCTCCGACCACCTGCTGACCGCCCACCGGACGCTGATGGAGTCGGCGCCGGACGAGCGGCGGGCCCTGGTGACCGGGCCGGGCGGCTCCGAGCGCCTCGCGGCGGCGGGCATGACGTGGGAGGCCCTGGCGGGCTGGCTCCACGGACCGATGGACGCCGCCGTCTGGGAGGCCGTGATCCCCACGATGGGGCCGATGGCGCTCCTCAGGAACCTGCGGAACTTCGACGAGGCGGGCGTCTCGGACGAGGTCGCGGCCCGGGTCGCCGCCCGGCTCTCGGACGCCTCCGAGGTCGCCAGGGCCCGGCAGTTCCCCTTCCGCTACCTGGCCGCCCACCAGCACGCGCCGTCACCGCGCTGGGCGGCCCCGCTGGAACGGGCCCTGGGCCACTCCCTGGCCAACGTGCCGGCCCTGCCCGGCCGGACCCTGATCCTGGTGGACCGGTCCGGCTCCATGTTCTGGGACACCGTCTCGGAGCGGTCCAAGCTGACGCGGGCGGACGCGGCCGCCGTGTTCGGCACCGCGCTGGCCATGCGAGCCGAGCAGGCGGATCTGGTGGAGTTCGGCTGGGGCAGCGCGGTGGTGCCGTTCACCCCGGGTGAGCCGGTGCTCGACGTGCTGAAACGCTTCCGCGACATGGGAGGCACCTACACGGCGAAGGCCGTACGGAAGCACTACCGGGCCCACGACCGGATCCTGATCGTCACCGACGAGCAGACCGCCCCGTACGAGCCCGCCGTGCCGGCCGACACGGTCCCGGCCCGCATCCCGGTCTACACCTGGAACCTGGCGGGATACGAGCCCGCCCACGGTTCCACAGGCCGCTACCGGCACACCTTCGGTGGCCTCACGGACGCGGCGTTCCGCACGGTCGGACTCATCGAGGCGGGCCGGGAGGCCGTCTGGCCGTGGGCGTCGGGGACGAAGGACCGGACCTGA
- a CDS encoding GntR family transcriptional regulator, which translates to MTALYVEIAEELRRSILSGEYPVGARLPSESDLADRWSASRGTVRQAVALLTSEGIIGSRQGARRIVLRRERRHSFAELHSFAQWARTMGYRSASRFLHRERRAATPEEARRLALPEGAGVLDVLRLRSLDDEPVMLERTAYAEWVAPTVESLPVDCPSIMDSMAEDAGIVAHYGEHLIDAVPAGSDDARLLRVRRGSPLLRQRHLTSNQDGRPIEWTEDRYRAGSVTFNVSNSVGTAPLVRDPGSLLM; encoded by the coding sequence GTGACGGCGCTCTACGTGGAGATCGCGGAGGAACTCCGCCGCTCGATCCTCAGCGGCGAGTACCCCGTCGGCGCCCGCCTGCCGTCCGAGAGCGACCTCGCCGACCGCTGGTCCGCGTCACGCGGCACGGTGCGCCAGGCCGTCGCCCTGCTCACCTCGGAGGGGATCATCGGCTCGCGCCAGGGCGCCCGCCGGATCGTGCTCCGCAGGGAGCGCCGGCACAGCTTCGCCGAACTCCACAGCTTCGCCCAGTGGGCGCGGACCATGGGCTACCGGTCGGCCAGCCGCTTCCTCCATCGCGAGCGCCGCGCGGCCACGCCCGAGGAGGCGCGCCGCCTGGCCCTCCCGGAAGGGGCCGGGGTCCTCGACGTCCTGCGCCTGCGCTCCCTGGACGACGAACCAGTGATGCTGGAGCGCACGGCGTACGCGGAGTGGGTCGCGCCCACCGTCGAGTCCCTGCCCGTCGACTGCCCCTCGATCATGGACAGCATGGCCGAGGACGCGGGGATCGTCGCCCACTACGGCGAGCACCTCATCGACGCGGTGCCCGCCGGCAGCGACGACGCCCGTCTGCTCCGGGTCCGCCGGGGCAGCCCGCTCCTCCGGCAGCGGCACCTGACGAGCAACCAGGACGGCCGCCCCATCGAGTGGACCGAGGACCGCTACCGCGCGGGGAGCGTCACCTTCAACGTGAGCAACTCGGTGGGCACGGCCCCGCTGGTCCGGGACCCCGGCTCGCTGCTGATGTGA
- a CDS encoding dihydrofolate reductase, with product MSDRTNSAANIGLIWAQTPDGVIGVDNTIPWRLPEDMAHFKATTLGHPVIMGRKTWDSLPARFRPLVGRRNIVVTRDAQWTAEGAERAGSVEAALALAAGSTDAAGDPATGAPEPADEALAWVMGGGEIYRATLPHARTLSVTEVDTPIVGDTYAPSLDADWRIAEDTGWQDSTTGLRYRIRRYARP from the coding sequence ATGAGCGACCGTACGAACAGCGCTGCGAACATCGGGCTCATCTGGGCGCAGACCCCCGACGGCGTGATCGGCGTGGACAACACGATCCCGTGGCGCCTCCCCGAGGACATGGCGCACTTCAAGGCGACCACCCTCGGCCACCCCGTGATCATGGGCCGCAAGACCTGGGACTCGCTGCCCGCACGCTTCCGTCCCCTGGTGGGCCGCCGCAACATCGTGGTGACCCGGGACGCGCAGTGGACGGCCGAGGGCGCGGAGCGCGCGGGATCCGTCGAAGCGGCCCTCGCCCTGGCGGCGGGATCGACCGATGCGGCCGGTGACCCGGCGACCGGGGCGCCGGAACCGGCCGACGAGGCCCTCGCCTGGGTGATGGGCGGGGGCGAGATCTACCGCGCCACCCTGCCGCACGCCCGGACACTCTCGGTGACGGAGGTCGACACCCCGATCGTCGGCGACACCTACGCCCCCTCCCTCGACGCCGACTGGCGGATCGCGGAGGACACCGGCTGGCAGGACTCCACGACCGGCCTGCGCTACCGCATCCGCCGGTACGCCCGGCCGTAA
- a CDS encoding VOC family protein gives MASRISELILDCADPERLAAFWSEVLDYVEVGREDDGSIEIGPAGIGFGGAQPTLILSPSNEPRTGKLRLHIDVNATDRDQDAELERLLALGARPVDVGQTGEENWHVLADPEGNEFCLLHQRLKPL, from the coding sequence ATGGCATCCCGCATCAGTGAGCTGATCCTCGACTGCGCCGACCCCGAGCGGCTCGCCGCGTTCTGGAGCGAGGTCCTCGACTACGTCGAGGTCGGCCGCGAGGACGACGGCAGCATCGAGATCGGGCCGGCCGGCATCGGGTTCGGCGGCGCACAGCCCACGCTGATCCTCAGCCCCAGCAACGAGCCGCGGACGGGCAAGCTCCGGCTGCACATCGATGTCAACGCCACCGACCGCGACCAGGACGCCGAGCTGGAACGGTTGCTCGCGCTCGGCGCCAGGCCCGTCGACGTCGGCCAGACCGGCGAGGAGAACTGGCACGTACTCGCCGATCCGGAAGGCAACGAGTTCTGTCTCCTGCACCAGAGGCTCAAGCCCCTCTGA